Sequence from the Arvicanthis niloticus isolate mArvNil1 unplaced genomic scaffold, mArvNil1.pat.X pat_scaffold_313_arrow_ctg1, whole genome shotgun sequence genome:
atttctttaggtgttatgggactgtttaggtggtttatctgctcctcgtttaactttggtacctggtatctatctagaaaattgtccatttcctccagattttccaattttgttgagtataggcctttgtagtaggatctgataattgttttaatttcctctgtttctgttgttatgtctcccttttcagttctgattttattaatttgaatgttgtctctgtgccctttggttagtctggctaacggtttgtctatcttgttgattttctcaaagaaccagctcctggttttgttgatattttgtatagttttttttgtttaaaaatatggaacgcttcacgaatttgcgtgtcatccttgcacaggggccatgctaatcttctctgtatcgttccaattttagtatatgtgctgccgaagcgagcactaccaattttgttttaaaggatgTACCAGGAAAatacatagttttatattttgcttGGTCATAAGCATCAACAACCCCAGGTACAATGATACCTCTATTCCAGCAGTCAGTGGAATGAccccttcacaggggtcacataagcccatcagaaaacacagatatttacattataattcataataattgaaaaattacagttataaagtggcagtgaaaataattttgtggttgggatCACCATAACCTGAAGGTCTGTAtgaaagggttacagcattaggacagttgagaaccacttatGAATTTTCTATATATTGGTTTAGGTAAGAACTCATAGTTGTCTCAACTTCCAATTTGATAAAACATTGTGTTTCATTCCATGATAGAACCATCCATGAGAATCCCACTATTCACTACTATGAAATGTATAATTATACAGTTTTTTTTGTGCATTTACTTGTATAGTTGTCAcacaatcattttctttaaacaaatttCTGTGCCACTCATTGCTACTGTGAATTTTCTCTAGCCAAACATCATGCAGCCAGAGGAACACATTCTACTCCATGCATTTCTCTATTGTTAGTATTTGAATCAATTGGACGGTATAATATACACTTTAatcattttctattattatgtTGTATTTCAAGGTAAATGTATACAGGAATACACATCAATATTTCAATATTCAGGAGAGGAACTcatacagggcaggaacttggaggcaggaactgatgcagaggccatagaagggtgatgcttactggcttgcttcccctgccttgctcagccttctttctttcttaaagaacccagggcTACTAGCCCagagatgacaccacccacaatgggccctccgaCCCTTGATCACTGTAGGGAGCCGCGGTGAGGGGTGACagtattcgccattacaagatggcgctggcatccggtgctcccacaagtaaacaactaaattgcgcaggtgcaagaggtgaaatcatgccaagtcactgcccatcccggggcataatatggggtgatgagtgaacagccaatcagaagtgaacacgccactctagggtgcatataagcagtgccttttccgggcttggggtcttccgcttcagttgatacaagaataaagcctcgctgtagtaactacccgaacactgcctcccatgtCTCTCTTGTGGGTGAGAGgattcggaaggggcgcggaacagatcactaattgacaaaatgccttacagctggatctcatggaggcatttcctcaagggaggctcctttctctgtaatgactgcagcctgtgtcaagttgacacacaaaacctgaCAGTacagcttctctaaggcaaaggacaccgtggtcaacaggacaaaatagcagcctaaggaatgagaaaagatttttatGAACTCTatatctatgagggtgaccctagtgaGTACTCCTAGTAACAGAGAATACTAACTTAAACTAGCAAGGCTTCTGCTGGTGGGACTGTGACACCATCCAAGtcacaaaatatacaaacatcCAATTAAAccaacatcatttgttgaagatgctttcttttttccattgtatatttttggcttctttaccAAAAGTCAGGTGTCCATATATATGTGGATTTGTGTCTGAGTCATTTTATGCCactaccatgcagtttttattactattgctctgtagtacttcttgaagtcagggatggtgatacctccagtagttattttattttgtgtagtgGTAAAATGTTAAACTGCTCTGAGCTCCCAGCAGGTATGCACACCTTCTGTGGGTGTGGCAAATCAATACTCAAGTGGAATCATGACAAAGAGATTTTCTTCTTGCAAAGGACTCTTATTAGGGCCTGTTTCATATCTTtgttcctcaggctgtagatAAAGGGGTTCAGCATAGGGGTCACCACTGTGCACATCATAGCCATGACAGTCTCCTTCACAGTAGAGTTATTAGCTGATGGACATAAGTACAGACCAAAAATTGTTCCATAGAACAGTGAGACCACAGACAGGTGGGATCCACAGGTGGAGAAAATCTTTTGTATAACCCGAGTAGAAGAAATCTTCAGAATGGAGGAGACAATTTGTACATAAGACACAACAATGAGTAAGAATGGAATGACCATAGTAAGCCCTCCCAAGATTAATatcattaattcattaatatgAATGTCAGAGCAGGCCAACTTAAGCAAAGCAGATATGTCACAGAAAAAGTGGTGGATAACATTGTCTTCACAGAATGACAATCTAGCCAAGAGTAGAGTGTGCAACATGGAATACAACATGTTAAATACCCAGGACATCAGcactagacacacacagagtgtgggaCTCATGATGTTGGTAtaatgcagagggaagcagatggccacatagcggtcataggccatgaccAAAAGAAGAAAGCTCTCCAGGTCTccaaaaaccaataaaaagtaCATTTGTGTCAGGCAGCCTGCATAGGAGATGGATGTGTCCTGGCTATGCATGTTCTGCAGCAACTTGGGCATTGTgacagaggaaaagcagagatcAGAGAAGGACAAGTTGCTGAGAAacaagtacatgggtgtgtggagatgGGAGTCCAGAtgaatgaggatgatgatgatgaggtttCCCAGGACAGTGGTGAGGTACATGACCAGGAACAGGGCATAGAACAGGTACTGGTGCTCTGGGGGGATGGGCAGGCCcaggaggaggaactgagagatGACAGTTTTGTTGTTCATTATCATTCTTCATCTCCAGTATTCTAATGAGTGAATATCATTGTCctctaaaattcaaaataaaaatgaacatttatctATGATACATGTTCTACAACAATTGATCTGCCAGTCAtcatagaaattatatttttctccattaattaatttattcattcacttttagATCTGGATCACTGCCCCCCTCTGGGTACCCGCCTTACATGGTCCTTTCTACTCTCCCccacttctcctccccttctcctctgagaaggtgaagCACCTCCCAGGTATCCCCCAACCTGGCACTTGAAGTCTCTGTAGGACTgtgcacatcctctcccactctgGCCAGACAAATCAGCTCAGTTAGGGGAATTCAAACCACAaataggcaacagctttaggaatAGCCCCTGCTCCATTTGTTGGTGGAACCACATGAAGACTAAACTTCACATCTGTTACCTATGTGAGTGTGGTGGTGGGAGGTTAGGTCCAGCCAGGgtatgatctttggttggtggttcagcctctgagagtccccaagggtccaggttatttgactctgttggtcttcttgtggggctTCTGTGCCCTCCAGGGCCCTGGGTCCTTCACTCAACTCTTTCATAAGATTCCCTGAGCtgtgtccaatgtttggctgtgggcctctgcatctgtttcagtcagctgctgggtggaggctttctgaggacagttatgctagacttctgtctgcaagcataacagtataaTTAACAGCGTCACAGACTGGTGCTTGCCCTTGGGATGGGTTCCAATTTgggtcagttattggttggctattccttcagtctctgctccatctttgcccttgcatttcttgtagaaaggacaaattttgggtcaaaagttttgtgggtgggttgttgttcttatctctccactgggggttCTTCCTGGATTTGGGAGGTGGCCACTTCATATGATCACTCTAGGAGTCTAAGCTAAAATCACCCCCATAAACTCCTGGGAGTctccctcatcccaggtctctggcatgtcatGAAGATGACTCCCACCCCCTACCCACACCAGCTGCcaatttccatttattcttctggccctctggccctctctcctgtttctctccaCACTTGATTCCAACCCTCCCCATTTCCCTACCCAtactctctcccacccagtttcctccctccatttgTCTCCTATTACTATTTTATTCTCCTTCTAAGTGAcagtaattataatctcaaaactccTAATGCTTGTAATCATAACAATCattaataattttcaatttttctttgataGGTTCCAATATCTCATCTGTTTCTAGACAGTTCTGTGCCATTTCTACTGAGAGACAAAATAGACTAATGCTTTTCTCTCCTGCTACCTGCTCATCCTGGGTAattgttgtttgttcatttgtaatTTGCTATTATTTTGCATATTCTTGAAGATGTTCTTGAAGAATTTGCTTAAACTTTACcatcataattttatataaatttcagaaaaatctCACATATCCCAGTGCCTGTTAGCATTTCAAACTCAGATGTGCACGTCCCTGTAACATACAGATTTCTGTTCCACTGTTAACTAATCATCCTCCTTCCACTGCTTGTATAACAGGCATCAGAAGCTCAAAAGGCCCAAGTGAAATTCATGTCTTCACTTTATTGTCTCTAAAGCACTCCTCATTCTCTTACCTCTCCAGTCTGTCATagtacagcaaaaaaaaaaaaaaaaaaaaaaaaaaaaaaaaaaaaattcattttttttgtcaGAAATCTGTAAACCCAAGAAAACAGTCATGATAACTCTGGAAATTTATGTGGATTAACAGCAAGACACCTGCCTATTTTCTTGAATGGCCTCAGCTCTGCTGAAGCAGAATCATAGCTGCTTCTTCATGATCCTGCTCACCTTCATTTCATTTGCAGACACAGGAACTAGCAGCCTCTGTACTATCTATACCATCCCTACTCACACCCCACTGCTGCTGCCATCCCTGGGCCTTAGGAGCCCTGCATTCTAGTGGAGTCCAGATCCTGAATAACTcatttgttgggagccgcagtgagcttGTCAGcattcaccattccaagatggcgcggacatcgtgtcctctccactagcaAACAATTAACTGCAGAAGGTGCAAAGGCAAagaaagcacgccaaagtcactgcccatcccagggcgtattatgggtaatgagtgaacagccaatcagaagtgaacacgtcactctagggtgtatttaaggtcTTCCTGTGTTTGGCCCTTCCACGTTCTTCACTTaagattaaaccctcgctgtggtaatacccgaatactGCCTCTCAAGTCTCATTcgcgggcgaaaggggacacgggaggtgcgtaTAACACTCATTAAAGATAGTAATTATGCAGGACCTTACTAGGAATGATTTACCTCAGGGATCTCCATGGAAACAAACTATAATCATCAATCTCTCCTTCTTACACTTATGAGAAAGTAGAATTTAtacaataacaacagcagcaacaacaaacaaaacaaagaaagaaatagcaaaaATTGAGTCAAACAAAGTATGGAAAGGTGCACACTCATTCTTTGTTTAGGTAACAATCAAGGCTTATGTTTAACTGGCTCCCACTTTGTCAGGACAAATCCTAGTTTCTATATAGATATTCTCTAAATAGCATTAAAACCTATAGACTGAGTAAACAACTAATACTTCATCTCTTGGTGAGCTTCATGCATACAGATGAAGCAATTAGGGAAAAAGGAAAGTTTATTAGAGAAAAAGTTTGCATCTTCTGCCTTAGTTACAAGTGTTTAACCTCTAAAATTCTCAGGGACTCCAATAATCTAGATAGTTCTTCAAATGTTTCCCTTATCAGTCTCTAACACTATCAATTCTGTGCCCTAAATCCCATgaatagacacatgcacacacatacacacacatacacacacacacacacacacacacacacacacacacactcaccctagACATTCTTTGATTCTGGACAACACTGTCTAATGAATCTGTCACATCTCTCAAAGCtgaaaaaactaaagaaatgtcAACGAACCTCAGCAACTTTCTCTCAAATGGTAAAACTTATTCTGATTGCTTGCATCTTCACAGATTGACAGTGTTTGTTGCAGCTGAATTCAGATTTTTCACACTTAGACATTGTGGATTATTATTACAGAGGGGAAACCATGTAGAAGAAAACCAAACATAACTTAAAAAATGTTATCTATATGTACCCCAGCTCAGCCTCAAAAATGCAATACTGCTGCATTTGTGTTCTGAACACTGGGATGACATGAATGTGCCACAATGCCTAGTTTCTGCTTCTCATGTAATGAACACTCCTTAtgtgttttgtatgcatgtgtgcaaagATCAGAATCCACAGAAATCACCACCAACTATTACCACTGATGGGCCAATGGACTTCATACTTTCTTTACACCTTAAGTCCACAGTTTTCAAATGAAACAGCACATGAAAATCATAAGGGAACTGTTTCTACACTTTTCTATCTCCTTGGACGCTGTAGAAGCACTGAGTTTGGTTGAGTAgctcttatttttttgttttgttttttttcgagacagggtttctctgtgtagccctggctgtcctgatactcactctgtagaccaggctggcctcgaactcagaaatctgcctgcctctgcctcccaagtgctgggattaaaggcgtgtgccaccactgcccggcgagtaGCTCTTATTTACATGACCACATAGATGATATTAATGTAACCTTGATGGACAGCACTTAGGATACTTTCACTCAATACAAGTAAAACAGAGATTTGTGAACTTGTACAGATAAACTAGATCATCATAATTGTTCAGAGCTTGTGAAGACCCTACAGGTGAATAGTGAACAACCCTTCAGAAGTACACCACTGAACCCCACCTCACAGGGCCGCCCCTGTGTTGAAATGCTAGGATTCTGAGAGAAAAAATGAGTAATTTTAAGGAGCCCATCAATATGAAAGGGGTTACATGATGACTATAAAAAAATACTTGCACAGCGGTGCAGtcttggagacagagaaaagaagaatgttATCATACCTCAAAAACTGTCCTGCATCACACTGGAAATTCATGTGGATTCATAGCGAGACATCTGCTTATTTTTCTGAATGTACTTGCTCTATTGAGGCCAAGTCAAAGTTTCTGGTTCATAATCCTACTCACCTTAATATTGCAGACACAGGAATTGCAGCTTCTGTACTCATCACCTATCTGCACTGTCCCTACCCACACCCCCTGCTGCCATCTCTGGACCTTATGGGTCCTACATCCCAGAGGATTCCAGAGTCTGTATAATGAACTAAAGACAAAATAATTACCTAAGGTCTTTCTAGGACCAATTTTCCTCAGCGATCTACAGTGGAGACCAATTATAATCACCAATCACTCCTTCCTACATGTAGGGCAAGGTAGACttaaaagaataacaacaaagaaaactaacacaagaaataaatagtagcaccaagagaaaaaaaaagcatgaaaagaATCATACTCATTGTCTGCTTGGGTAATGAACAGGCTGTCTGCTTGACTGGAGTCCACTTTATTATGGGTGAGGAGTGAAGAAGGGTGACTGAAAACCACCTCAGCTTACCAGCCATTATTCTGATTGTTAATAATTTAATGTGTctcaatcaagaaaaaaattacgCAACAAACATcagtagtttttatatttttagttttgaacctagcctttagctgctgagccatgtctgcaGCCCACCCAACAGTAGTTTTTAAGCAGAATGAGACCATATAAAACCACACACTCAGGGAAGGCTTCCAAGGACAACATCTCAATTCTACATGACAGAGGACTTAGATCAGATATATAACCTATAAAACTTTAAACGTCATCCCCCAACATTCTATATGTTCCAATATGTGAGAAAGACAGGAACATGGCAAGCAGATGGCATGTTTAAGGCTTCCCCAAGCCAATAGGAAAGCagtccatgtgtctgtgtctgttcaCTCATTTTATCTTCTTACCTCTCTATGAAAATGGCAATTGTATCTACTACTACCAGTATTCAACCCCCATTCACATATGTGAGATGACTTTGTAAGTCTATGTTGTATTCATTTACCATTGTTCATAGGGCCATAGATAGTGTTTATAATTCTTTCCTTCAGGATAGTTTCATGAACTTGGCAGTCATCTGTTGGAAGAAGGTCTGTCCATgataataaaacataaactttCAAACCTCTGGAATTTTGATCCTTATTGGTCTAACCTTTTTGGGGCACTTAAAGATGACTAACTTGACAGTCCTAGGTTAGTTcactgccctcccccacccccagctccttctgcctcctgggagGACTGTTCTAACCTGGGACACACAGGTGAGATCCCCTACTCAATCCCCCCATCTTCTAGAACCTGTGCAAGTGCAGTAGCTGTGGGCTCTGCTTCCATGTCAGAGCTCCATTTTCCTTCCAGTCCACACCTACACTTGCAGTCTAGAATATCCCCCCCTGTAGACCCCAGCCCCACATGCCTCTCAGGAGTACTGCTTTGATCTGGGACATACAGCTCCAACTGCCTCCAGGGAGGCCTGGTCCAACCTAGGACATCCAGGCCAGCCAATACCAGAGACAACCAGAGggcaaaagacaagcacaagaatataatcaacagaagcaaacaaaatatGGCACCATCAGAGCCCAGCTCTCACACTACAAAAAGcgctggatatcctaacacacatGATGAGCAAGATTTTGACTTTAAATCCCATCTCACGAAGAtggtagaggcctttaaagaggatataaataattcccataaagaaatacaggaaaacaccatcaggtagaagtccttaaagaggaatcAAATAAACTCGTTAAaggaatacaggaaaatacaatctaaCGGGTGAAGGAAATGGATAAAGTTGTCTaagactcaaaaataaaaatagaagtaataaaaaaacacaaatggaggcaaccctgaaGATGGGTGCACTTTGGCAGGATGGCTCTCTGATGTGGCTACACCAAGTCTACTCTGCCCTCCACAAGATCAATTCCAAATTTTAATTgaccttctgcttcagccttaaAGCATGGGCAGTGGCCAGGAGGACCTACAGTTGAGAGTCAGAT
This genomic interval carries:
- the LOC117701896 gene encoding olfactory receptor 1468-like, with amino-acid sequence MIMNNKTVISQFLLLGLPIPPEHQYLFYALFLVMYLTTVLGNLIIIILIHLDSHLHTPMYLFLSNLSFSDLCFSSVTMPKLLQNMHSQDTSISYAGCLTQMYFLLVFGDLESFLLLVMAYDRYVAICFPLHYTNIMSPTLCVCLVLMSWVFNMLYSMLHTLLLARLSFCEDNVIHHFFCDISALLKLACSDIHINELMILILGGLTMVIPFLLIVVSYVQIVSSILKISSTRVIQKIFSTCGSHLSVVSLFYGTIFGLYLCPSANNSTVKETVMAMMCTVVTPMLNPFIYSLRNKDMKQALIRVLCKKKISLS